A section of the Acropora muricata isolate sample 2 chromosome 4, ASM3666990v1, whole genome shotgun sequence genome encodes:
- the LOC136915689 gene encoding serine/threonine-protein phosphatase 6 catalytic subunit, translating to MADLDKWIDIAKQCKYLPENDLKKLCDYVCELLLEESNVQPVSTPVTVCGDIHGQFYDLEELFNTGGQVPDTSYVFMGDFVDRGYFSLETFTRLLTLKAKWPDRITLLRGNHESRQITQVYGFYDECQAKYGNANAWRYCCKVFDLLTVAAVIDGQILCVHGGLSPDIRTLDQIRTIDRNMEIPHKGAFCDLVWSDPEDVDTWAISPRGAGWLFGSKVTNEFVHINNLKLICRAHQLVHEGYKYMFDETLVTVWSAPNYCYRCGNIASILAFSDADTREPKLFKAVPDCDRVIPPRTTTPYFL from the exons atggcggatctTGACAAGTGGATTGATAtagcaaaacaatgcaaataTCTCCCGGAAAACGATCTAAAG AAACTTTGCGATTATGTCTGCGAGTTACTCCTCGAAGAATCAAATGTTCAGCCAGTTTCAACACCTGTGACTGTTTGTGGAGATATTCATGGACAg TTTTATGATTTAGAGGAGTTGTTCAATACTGGAGGCCAAGTTCCAGATACATCATATGTATTCATG GGTGACTTTGTGGACAGAGGCTATTTCAGCTTGGAGACATTCACGAGATTGCTTACATTGAAAGCTAA GTGGCCAGATCGCATAACCCTACTTAGGGGTAACCATGAAAGTAGACAGATCACACAAGTCTACGGCTTTTATG ATGAATGTCAGGCCAAGTATGGAAATGCCAATGCTTGGAGATACTGCTGCAAAGTCTTTGATCTCTTAACTGTTGCTGCT GTCATTGATGGACAGATTCTCTGTGTCCATGGTGGGCTGTCACCTGATATCAGAACACTTGATCAG attCGCACAATTGATCGTAACATGGAAATTCCGCACAAAGGAGCCTTTTGTG ATCTAGTATGGTCTGATCCAGAAGATGTTGATACTTGGGCCATCAGCCCTCGTGGTGCTGGATGGCTATTTGGCTCAAAGGTTACCAATGAG TTTGTTCACATCAATAACCTGAAGTTGATTTGTCGAGCCCATCAACTTGTCCACGAAGGGTACAAATATATGTTTGACGAAACTCTAGTAACGGTGTGGTCGGCACCAAACTACTGTTATCGCTGTGGAAATATCGCTTCAATACTGGCCTTTTCTGATGCGGATACCAGGGAGCCCAAGCTTTTCAAAGCGGTACCTGATTGTGACCGAGTTATACCACCAAGGACAACAACACCGTACTTTTTGTAA